A window of Cryptomeria japonica chromosome 3, Sugi_1.0, whole genome shotgun sequence contains these coding sequences:
- the LOC131049400 gene encoding aspartic proteinase nepenthesin-1-like, with the protein MDFSKLLGFVAFICFSISMTASSSIGQFNLRANLTRRSEEGIDSTQRLRRAVDRSKRRMNTIEAFVEQQIAGQFDAETPIRVAGGEFLMDVAVGTPSVSFEAIVDTGSDLIWTQCMPCQKCDQATPIFDPSKSSTYSRVPCTNSLCYALGVSKTGCNPDCTYDYTYVSGETSGDLAYESLSIGSGSGSNVPRIAFGCSHNSQGLSPYAGLVGLGRGLLSLISQLGPMVDNKFSYCLLPRTDSSSQTSLLIFGESASLSGANTFAFIKNSAFPSFWYIPLTGITLNGKPVNIPAGTFDLQSNGRGGMIIDSGTTLTYLVEAAYTPLREAIQSAIDLTPTDGSSVGFDLCYQTSGKVALPSLTFNFAGSVNYELPPENVFVRASENLLCLAMGAMRGLSIFGNVQQQNFQILYDNAQNTLSFKPAKCDSL; encoded by the coding sequence ATGGACTTCTCCAAACTGTTGGGCTTCGTGGCTTTCATATGTTTTAGTATTTCCATGACAGCATCTTCTTCGATCGGACAGTTCAATTTGAGGGCGAATTTGACGCGCAGATCAGAGGAAGGGATCGATTCTACCCAGCGATTGCGTCGGGCGGTGGATCGAAGTAAGAGACGAATGAATACGATAGAGGCGTTTGTAGAGCAGCAGATAGCTGGCCAGTTTGACGCTGAAACGCCCATTCGCGTGGCAGGCGGAGAATTTCTGATGGACGTTGCAGTAGGAACACCCTCGGTGAGTTTTGAAGCGATTGTTGACACGGGGAGTGATCTGATTTGGACTCAGTGCATGCCTTGCCAGAAGTGCGATCAGGCTACTCCAATCTTCGACCCCTCCAAATCGTCCACGTATTCCAGAGTTCCCTGCACTAACTCTCTTTGCTATGCTTTGGGGGTTTCTAAAACTGGATGCAATCCAGATTGTACCTACGATTATACATATGTCAGCGGTGAGACTAGTGGTGATCTGGCTTACGAGTCACTCTCCATTGGGAGCGGCAGCGGCAGCAATGTTCCACGCATTGCTTTTGGATGCAGCCATAACAGCCAAGGATTGTCTCCGTACGCCGGTCTTGTGGGCCTGGGAAGAGGTCTTCTCTCACTCATCTCACAATTAGGTCCCATGGTAGATAACAAATTCTCTTACTGTCTTTTGCCCAGGACCGATTCCTCTTCACAAACAAGCCTTCTTATTTTTGGTGAGAGTGCTTCCTTGAGCGGAGCCAACACTTTCGCATTCATTAAGAACAGTGCGTTTCCTTCTTTCTGGTATATTCCTCTTACAGGAATCACCCTCAATGGTAAGCCCGTAAATATTCCTGCTGGAACTTTTGATCTGCAATCGAACGGTAGAGGAGGCATGATCATCGACTCGGGAACCACCCTTACCTATCTTGTGGAGGCTGCCTACACTCCTCTCAGGGAAGCAATTCAGTCCGCCATTGATCTTACTCCTACAGACGGCTCTTCTGTGGGTTTTGATCTGTGTTACCAGACATCAGGTAAGGTCGCCTTGCCTTCACTTACTTTCAACTTCGCCGGCAGCGTGAATTACGAGCTTCCACCGGAGAACGTTTTTGTTCGTGCATCTGAAAATCTCTTGTGCCTCGCCATGGGTGCCATGAGGGGACTTTCCATCTTCGGAAACGTACAACAGCAGAACTTCCAAATCCTTTACGACAATGCTCAGAACACACTTTCCTTTAAGCCCGCTAAATGTGATTCTCTTTAA